From one Brachypodium distachyon strain Bd21 chromosome 4, Brachypodium_distachyon_v3.0, whole genome shotgun sequence genomic stretch:
- the LOC104584341 gene encoding 60 kDa jasmonate-induced protein produces MAAVLFFLLVLALATSNDPAVAATGGNDDPPDLIIVNLQGHGTDKSSVALQKHDISIAGFTNGSGHWHTFLPGHDHLVPLPTPLPFGSSYNDLIGGLVNLPGVPLGREAMLQAVRVLSAYDPASTADDVKSLKRALASLTVMLCEAQRLEPISETVSRGWKSGAHVAAEHLPYIDHWDTMSYEIIHANRTGKWNGPFIEMLKKSANIHSQEEALAVVKLLVNRNFEEVLKAHAIKIKIEDVQPEILELVNSIRKMFGKYQEEESEI; encoded by the coding sequence ATGGCCGCagtcctcttcttcctcctcgtgcttGCCCTCGCCACCAGCAACGACCCAGCAGTTGCTGCCACCGGCGGCAATGATGATCCACCAGACCTTATTATCGTGAACCTGCAAGGCCATGGCACCGACAAGAGCTCTGTGGCCTTGCAGAAGCATGACATCTCCATCGCCGGCTTCACCAACGGGAGCGGCCACTGGCACACCTTCCTCCCAGGACACGACCACCTGGTCCCCCTGCCCACGCCCCTCCCATTTGGCAGCAGCTACAACGACCTCATCGGTGGCCTCGTGAACCTGCCGGGTGTGCCTCTGGGGCGGGAGGCCATGTTGCAGGCCGTCCGGGTGCTCTCCGCCTACGACCCGGCCTCCACCGCGGACGACGTCAAGTCGCTCAAGCGGGCGCTGGCGTCACTCACGGTGATGTTATGTGAGGCCCAGCGCCTAGAACCCATCTCTGAGACTGTTAGCAGAGGATGGAAGAGCGGGGCCCACGTTGCTGCAGAGCATCTGCCCTACATCGACCACTGGGACACCATGTCCTACGAGATCATCCATGCGAACCGGACGGGCAAGTGGAACGGGCCCTTCATCGAGATGCTGAAGAAGAGTGCCAACATCCACAGCCAGGAGGAGGCGCTCGCCGTGGTCAAGCTGCTGGTGAATCGCAACTTCGAGGAAGTGCTCAAGGCTCACGCCATCAAGATCAAAATAGAGGATGTTCAGCCAGAAATTTTAGAATTAGTCAATTCCATTCGCAAAATGTTTGGCAAATATCAGGAAGAGGAATCAGAAATTTAG
- the LOC100830055 gene encoding AAA-ATPase ASD, mitochondrial, with translation MAMLMEKWAGLGSMVASILFLWSMVQNHIPETLRLYLTTSATKLTSYFNPYLTITVSEYIGGRFKRDDLFLAVESYLSDACARRARKLKAELAKDSKNLRVSVDDHEEVTDEFAGAMLWWYASKQQSRGGVISFYPGEEDRRFYRVVFHRHHRDLVIHSYLPFVLAEGRAVTVKNRQRRLFTNNSSGRWSPYRRKSVWSHVKFEHPATFDTLAMDTDQKESIISDLMAFQEGKEYYAKVGKAWKRGYLLYGPPGTGKSTMIAAMANFLDYDVYDLELTAIKNNTELRKLFIETTGKSIIVIEDIDCSIDLTGKRHKDKKGAKESDEDEKPKLPTDPEKDEASKVTLSGLLNFIDGLWSSCGGERIIIFTTNHREKLDPALIRHGRMDKHIEMSYCRFEGFKVLCKNYLDVVEHELFNEIRQLLEETDMSPADVAENLMPMSKKKKRDPDVCLVGLVEALKKAKEDAVVAKAKEEEEAEAKKTKEKHEEELKDAKEKDERNDKTVSV, from the coding sequence ATGGCGATGTTGATGGAGAAATGGGCGGGGTTGGGTTCCATGGTGGCCAGCATCCTCTTCCTGTGGTCCATGGTGCAGAACCACATCCCTGAAACCCTCCGCCTCTACCTCACTACAAGTGCAACCAAGCTCACCTCCTACTTCAACCCTTACCTCACCATCACCGTCTCCGAGTACATCGGCGGGCGCTTCAAGCGCGACGACCTCTTCCTCGCCGTCGAGTCCTACCTCAGCGATGCATGTGCCCGCCGCGCGCGCAAGCTCAAGGCCGAGCTTGCCAAGGACAGCAAGAACCTTCGGGTCTCCGTCGACGACCACGAGGAGGTCACCGACGAATTCGCAGGCGCCATGCTCTGGTGGTACGCCTCCAAGCAACAGTCCAGGGGCGGCGTCATCAGTTTCTACCCTGGTGAGGAAGACAGGCGCTTCTACCGGGTCGTCTTCCACCGCCACCATCGTGATCTTGTCATCCACTCCTACCTTCCTTTTGTCCTCGCCGAGGGACGTGCCGTCACCGTCAAAAACCGCCAGCGTCGCCTCTTCACCAACAACTCTAGTGGCAGATGGAGCCCCTACCGGCGCAAGAGCGTCTGGAGCCACGTCAAGTTTGAACACCCGGCGACCTTCGACACTCTCGCCATGGACACCGACCAGAAGGAGTCCATCATCAGTGATCTCATGGCTTTCCAGGAGGGCAAGGAATACTATGCCAAGGTCGGCAAGGCATGGAAGCGTGGATACCTCCTCTATGGCCCACCAGGCACCGGCAAGTCCACCATGATCGCTGCCATGGCCAACTTCCTTGACTATGATGTCTACGACCTCGAGCTCACCGCCATCAAGAACAACACCGAGCTGAGGAAACTCTTCATCGAGACCACTGGCAAGTCCATCATCGTCATCGAGGACATTGACTGCTCCATTGACCTCACCGGGAAGCGCCACAAGGACAAGAAAGGCGCCAAGGAGTCTGATGAGGACGAAAAACCCAAGTTGCCGACAGACCCGGAGAAGGATGAAGCCAGCAAGGTGACGCTCTCGGGACTTCTCAACTTCATTGATGGGTTGTGGTCCTCATGCGGCGGTGAGCGAATCATCATCTTCACGACCAACCACAGGGAGAAACTGGACCCTGCGCTGATCCGGCATGGTAGGATGGACAAGCACATCGAGATGTCCTACTGTCGCTTCGAGGGCTTCAAGGTACTATGCAAGAATTACTTAGACGTCGTTGAGCACGAGCTGTTCAACGAGATCCGACAGCTGCTCGAGGAAACCGACATGTCGCCCGCAGATGTGGCGGAGAATCTGATGCCGAtgtccaagaagaagaagagagaccCCGACGTGTGCTTGGTAGGCCTTGTCGAGGCGCTaaagaaggccaaggaggATGCGGtggtggccaaggccaaggaggaagaggaggctgAAGCAAAGAAAACCAAGGAGAAACATGAGGAAGAGCTGAAGGATGCCAAGGAGAAGGACGAAAGGAACGACAAAACTGTTTCCGTTTAA
- the LOC100846254 gene encoding AAA-ATPase ASD, mitochondrial — MLMFMEKWAGLGSILLLLSVVKNHIPETLRLYLTACATKLTTYFSPYITITIPEYCAERFKRGEFFLAIESYLGHACARRAHKLKAELAKDSKNLQVSVDDHEEVMDEFKGVTLWWYASKQPSKASLISFYPGQEDKRFYQLVFHRQHRDLIVDEYLPFVLAEGRAVTVRNRQRRLFTNNASGSWNSYRQKSVWSHVKFEHPATFDTLAMDTDHKESIISDLMAFQESKEYYAKVGNAWKRGYLLYGPPGTGKSTMIAAMANFLDYDIYDLELTAVKNNTELRKLFIETTGKSIIVIEDIDCSIDLTGKRLKRDKKGTKESDDDEKPKLPTDPEKDETSKVTLSGLLNFIDGLWSACGGERIIIFTTNHKEKLDSALIRRGRMDKHIEMSYCRFEGFKVLANNYLDVAEHELFGEIRQLLEETDMSPADVAENMMPMSEKKKRDPNVCLAGLVEALKKAKVAKAKEEEEAEAKKAKEKHEQEEAEAKKAKEET, encoded by the coding sequence ATGTTGATGTTCATGGAGAAATGGGCGGGGTTGGGCAGCATCCTCCTCCTATTGTCGGTGGTGAAGAACCACATCCCTGAAACCCTCCGCCTCTACCTCACTGCATGTGCCACCAAGCTCACCACCTACTTCAGCCCTTACATTACCATCACCATCCCCGAGTACTGCGCCGAGCGCTTCAAGCGTGGCGAATTCTTCCTCGCCATCGAGTCCTACCTCGGCCATGCTTGTGCCCGCCGTGCGCACAAGCTCAAGGCCGAGCTTGCCAAGGACAGCAAGAACCTTCAGGTCTCCGTCGACGACCACGAGGAGGTCATGGACGAATTCAAAGGTGTCACTCTCTGGTGGTATGCCTCCAAGCAACCATCCAAGGCCAGCCTCATCAGCTTCTACCCTGGCCAGGAAGACAAGCGCTTCTACCAGCTCGTCTTCCATCGCCAACACCGCGACCTCATCGTCGATGAGTACCTCCCTTTCGTCCTCGCCGAGGGCCGTGCCGTCACCGTCAGGAaccgccagcgccgcctctTCACCAACAACGCCAGCGGAAGCTGGAACTCCTACAGGCAGAAGAGCGTCTGGAGCCACGTCAAGTTTGAACACCCGGCGACCTTCGACACTCTCGCCATGGACACCGACCACAAGGAGTCCATCATCAGCGACCTCATGGCTTTTCAGGAGAGCAAGGAATACTATGCCAAGGTCGGCAATGCGTGGAAGCGTGGGTACCTCCTCTATGGCCCACCAGGCACCGGCAAGTCCACCATgatcgccgccatggccaacTTCCTTGATTATGACATCTACGACCTCGAGCTCACTGCCGTCAAGAACAACACCGAGCTAAGGAAGCTCTTCATCGAGACcaccggcaagtccatcaTCGTCATCGAGGACATTGACTGCTCCATCGACCTCACCGGGAAGCGCCTCAAGCGGGACAAGAAAGGCACCAAGGAGTCAGACGATGACGAAAAACCCAAGTTGCCGACGGACCCGGAGAAGGATGAAACTAGCAAGGTGACGCTCTCGGGGCTACTTAACTTCATCGACGGGTTGTGGTCAGCATGCGGCGGTGAACGGATCATCATCTTCACGACCAACCACAAGGAGAAGTTGGACTCTGCGCTGATCCGACGGGGCAGGATGGACAAGCACATCGAGATGTCCTACTGTCGCTTCGAGGGCTTCAAGGTACTGGCGAATAACTACTTAGACGTCGCTGAGCACGAGTTATTCGGGGAGATCCGACAGCTTCTCGAGGAAACAGACATGTCGCCTGCTGATGTTGCGGAGAACATGATGCCGATgtccgagaagaagaagagagaccCCAACGTGTGCTTGGCAGGCCTTGTCGAGGCGCTGAAGAAGGCAAAggtggccaaggccaaggaggaagaggaagctgAAGCGAAGAAAGCAAAGGAGAAACATGAGCAAGAGGAGGCTGAAGCGAAGAAAGCCAAAGAAGAGACCTGA
- the LOC100845435 gene encoding serine protease HTRA3 has product MATPGAAAAAREMSSSPKNKRPMEADPSSREEQVQAKRGGPRREEAPALLPMPAGSARFVNYSKWINAKAERKRREAELGLTPPVEEAQVPPTLEDFEPPTTFHKKRLLHVRESGTMAVLTAAKSLLGVSSSVGGKPLKRCSGFWIDWDEESKTGTVLTTAHLIRTKEAPTNIWSGGEEYDPHANVTVHLLDGTSAEGQLLYHQPHYDVAFVRVRVDKPVQLPSFNEEVKLVQDVFRLGRDNMLDLRITYGRAVSENPDTCQRYHDMCFHCAGVPNNEEKYDGGGPVIDLEGKVVGMSNVRCTRTFIPSSILLKCLDLWKKYEYKYIPRPHLGMTFEAIKLLEPAHVDKIWRMYNIDNGLVVQKVSKGSHAEKFGIQIGDIIECCNGESVSTTVKLENMLMSICKGSSDNLNGLNVEVNVSVEVFHTLKKLRTVGELAADVSDHGEVIIA; this is encoded by the exons ATGGCGACcccaggggcggcggcggcggcgcgagagATGAGTTCGTCCCCGAAGAACAAGAGGCCCATGGAGGCCGACCCGTCCAGCAGAGAGGAGCAAGTCCAAGCGAAGAGGGGGGGTCCgaggcgggaggaggcgccTGCACTGCTCCCCATGCCCGCCGGCAGCGCTAGGTTCGTCAATTATTCCAAGTGGATCAACGCCAAGGCAGAGAGAAAAAGACGTGAAGCAGAATTAG GGTTAACTCCCCCCGTGGAAGAAGCACAAGTTCCTCCTACGCTCGAGGATTTTGAACCTCCCACTACTTTTCACAAGAAACGGCTTCTCCACGTCCGTGAATCTGGAACCATGGCGGTGCTCACGGCTGCTAAGTCTCTTCTTGGGGTCTCATCGTCTGTCG GTGGCAAACCTCTAAAACGGTGCTCCGGTTTTTGGATTGATTGGGATGAGGAGAGCAAAACCGGTACAGTTTTAACAACTGCACATCTGATTCGCACAAAGGAAGCTCCTACCAACATCTGGTCAGGCGGAGAAGAGTATGATCCCCATGCTAAT GTTACTGTTCATTTGCTAGACGGCACCAGTGCAGAGGGCCAGTTGCTGTACCACCAGCCACATTACGATGTTGCTTTTGTGAGGGTCAGAGTGGATAAACCTGTTCAGTTACCATCTTTCAATGAAGAAGTGAAATTGGTTCAAGACGTCTTTCGGCTAGGAAGAGACAATATGTTAGATCTAAGGATAACATATGGTAGGGCTGTATCTGAGAATCCAGACACGTGCCAGCGGTATCACGACATGTGCTTTCACTGTGCAGGTGTTCCAAACAATGAGGAGAAG TATGACGGAGGAGGGCCAGTCATTGACTTGGAAGGAAAAGTTGTGGGAATGTCCAATGTTCGTTGCACAAGGACTTTTATACCTTCTTCTATTTTGCTCAAGTGTCTGGATTTATGGAAGAAATATGA GTATAAGTACATCCCCCGGCCTCACCTGGGGATGACGTTTGAGGCCATCAAGCTTCTTGAGCCTGCTCATGTGGACAAGATATGGCGTATGTATAACATTGATAACGGTCTTGTTGTTCAAAAG GTGTCAAAAGGATCCCATGCTGAGAAATTTGGAATCCAGATAGGTGATATTATTGAATGCTGCAATGGAGAAAGCGTTTCTACTACAGTTAAG TTGGAAAATATGTTGATGAGCATATGCAAGGGCTCCTCAGACAATTTAAATGGCCTTAATGTTGAAGTTAATGTTTCT GTTGAGGTGTTTCACACGCTAAAAAAACTGCGAACGGTCGGAGAGTTGGCTGCAGATGTATCAGATCATGGAGAAGTTATTATTGCATGA
- the LOC100841076 gene encoding AAA-ATPase ASD, mitochondrial: MAAMMVEKWAGFGSAVASVVFLWSMVQNHIPPSIRLYLTAWAAKLAACLNPYLTITVAEYTGERFKRGDLFLAVESYLGDACARRARRLKAELAAKDGKNLQVTVDDHEGVTDNFAGTTLWWYATKTHSKANVISLYPGQEDQRFYRLVFHRRHRDLVVDEYLPFVLAEGRAVTVRNRQRRLFTNNASGSWSPYRKKSVWSHVPFEHPATFDTLAMDPVEKDAVIDDLMAFRESKEYYAKVGKAWKRGYLLYGPPGTGKSTMIAAMANFLDYDVYDLELTAVKNNTDLRKLFIETTGKSIIVIEDIDCSVDLTGKRRKDKKGSKESDDDGDKPKLPTDPEKDDATKVTLSGLLNFIDGLWSACGGERIIIFTTNHKEKLDPALIRRGRMDKHIEMSYCRFEGFKVLAKNYLDVDEHELFGEIRRMLEETDMSPADVAENLMPMSKKKKRDPDVCLAGLIEALKKAKEEAAAAAVAKAKEEEEAKEAEAKKAKEKKEESEAKKAKEKDEGKDKTSQEANGDIKESDKGQE, encoded by the coding sequence ATGGCGGCGATGATGGTGGAGAAGTGGGCAGGGTTCGGCTCCGCCGTGGCGAGCGTCGTCTTCCTCTGGTCCATGGTGCAGAACCACATCCCGCCGAGCATCCGCCTCTACCTCACCGCCTGGGCCGCCAAGCTCGCCGCCTGCCTCAACCCTTACCTCACCATCACCGTCGCCGAGTACACCGGCGAGCGCTTCAAGCGCGGTGACCTCTTCCTCGCCGTCGAGTCCTACCTCGGCGACGcctgcgcccgccgcgcccgcaGGCTCAAggccgagctcgccgccaagGACGGCAAGAACCTCCAGGTCACCGTCGACGACCACGAGGGGGTCACTGACAACTTTGCCGGCACCACGCTCTGGTGGTACGCCACCAAGACGCACTCCAAGGCCAACGTCATCAGCCTCTACCCTGGCCAGGAGGACCAGCGCTTCTACCGGCTCGtcttccaccgccgccaccgtgacCTCGTCGTCGATGAGTACCTCCCTTTTGTCCTCGCCGAGGGCCGTGCCGTCACCGTCAGGAACCGCCAGCGTCGCCTCTTCACCAACAACGCTAGCGGTAGCTGGAGCCCCTACCGGAAGAAGAGCGTCTGGAGCCATGTGCCCTTCGAGCACCCGGCAACCTTCGACACGCTCGCTATGGACCCGGTTGAGAAGGATGCCGTCATCGACGACCTCATGGCATTCCGGGAGAGTAAGGAGTATTACGCCAAGGTCGGCAAGGCATGGAAGCGTGGGTACCTCCTTTATGGGCCGCCGGGCACCGGTAAGTCCACCATgatcgccgccatggccaacTTCCTCGACTACGACGTCTATGACCTCGAGCTTACCGCCGTCAAGAACAACACCGACCTGCGCAAGCTCTTCATCGAGACCACGGGGAAGTCCATCATCGTCATCGAGGACATCGACTGTTCCGTCGACCTCACCGGGAAGCGCCGCAAGGACAAGAAGGGCAGCAAGGAGTCCGATGATGATGGTGACAAACCCAAGCTGCCGACGGACCCGGAGAAGGACGATGCCACCAAGGTGACGCTCTCCGGCCTGCTCAACTTCATCGACGGGCTGTGGTCAgcgtgcggcggcgagcggatCATCATCTTCACTACCAACCACAAGGAGAAGTTGGACCCGGCGCTGATCCGACGAGGCAGGATGGACAAGCACATCGAGATGTCCTACTGCCGCTTCGAGGGATTCAAGGTGCTGGCCAAGAACTACCTGGACGTCGACGAGCATGAGCTGTTCGGCGAGATCCGGCGGATGCTTGAGGAGACTGACATGTCCCCTGCCGACGTGGCAGAGAACCTGATGCCCAtgtccaagaagaagaagagggatCCTGACGTGTGCTTGGCGGGCCTCATCGAGGCACTAAAGAAAGCCAAGGAggaagcggcagcagcagcggtggcaaaggcgaaggaggaagaagaggccaaAGAGGCTGAAGCGAAAAAagccaaggagaagaaagaagagtCCGAGGCAAAGAAAGCCAAGGAGAAAGACGAGGGGAAAGACAAAACGTCACAGGAAGCCAATGGAGACATCAAAGAAAGTGACAAGGGACAGGAATAG